A DNA window from Enoplosus armatus isolate fEnoArm2 chromosome 9, fEnoArm2.hap1, whole genome shotgun sequence contains the following coding sequences:
- the fli1rs gene encoding fli-1 proto-oncogene, ETS transcription factor-related sequence isoform X2, which translates to MDCTIKEALSVVSEDQPIFEPPYTGAPAMHMKTEMTSPGGFSQASKQSPEPTEPEWVGSAAQNPGKRGEHVNGTSRESPVDCSVTKRSRHMSNDGAPMSYQASYPEPRVSPQTATPPSSATEEKRVIVPADPEVWTQDHVRQWLDWAIKEYVLEEVDVMLFQSLDGKALCKMTKDDMMRLTSAYNADILLSHLSYLRQSSPTFSYSTTPTNNTPPPQQPRLQVKAESSFDEISRRNSWPANTMTAAPKGPTMEHQHSTRVTEPAPRIVQDPYQTLGPISSRLANPGSGQIQLWQFLLELLSDSNNAGIITWEGTNGEFKMTDPDEVAKRWGERKSKPNMNYDKLSRALRYYYDKNIMTKVHGKRYAYKFDFQGISQAHQNHSAEGGIVKYQTEMSYVQPYHSHQPKMNFMSGHPAPMPVSPGNFFGPPSTYWNSPNSPIYPGSAMTRHPTSHSHLSSYY; encoded by the exons GAAGCGCTGTCCGTAGTGAGTGAGGATCAGCCCATATTCGAGCCGCCCTACACCGGAGCCCCGGCCATGCACATGAAGACCGAGATGACGTCGCCCGGCGGGTTCAGCCAGGCCTCCAAGCAGAGTCCCGAGCCGACCGAGCCGGAGTGGGTGGGGTCAGCTGCGCAAAACCCTGGGAAAAGAGGTGAACACGTCAATGGAACCAG CCGTGAGTCCCCTGTGGACTGCAGTGTCACCAAGCGCTCCAGACACATGAGCAACGACGGCGCCCCGATGTCGTACCAGGCCTCGTACCCGGAGCCCCGCGTCAGCCCACAGACGGCCACCCCACCCAGCAGTgccacagaggagaagagggtcATCGTGCCGGCAG ATCCCGAGGTTTGGACACAGGACCACGTGCGGCAGTGGCTGGACTGGGCCATCAAGGAGTACGTCCTGGAGGAGGTGGACGTCATGCTCTTCCAATCGCTGGACGGCAAGGCCCTGTGCAAGATGACCAAGGACGACATGATGCGTCTCACGTCGGCCTACAACGCAGACATCCTGCTCTCCCACCTCAGTTACCTCCGGCAGA gTAGCCCGACATTCTCCTACTCCACAACTCCCACCAAcaacacaccaccaccacaacaacccaGACTACAGGTGAAAGCAG agagcagTTTTGATGAGATCAGCCGCAGGAACAGCTGGCCGGCAAACACCATGACTGCAGCGCCAAAAG GTCCCACCATGGAGCACCAGCACAGTACAAGAGTTACCGAGCCTGCTCCAAGAATTGTGCAAG ACCCGTATCAGACATTAGGGCCCATTAGCAGTCGACTAGCCAATCCAG GTTCGGGACAGATCCAGCTGTGGCAGttcctgctggagctgctgtccGACAGCAACAACGCCGGCATCATCACCTGGGAGGGCACCAACGGCGAGTTCAAGATGACCGACCCTGACGAGGTGGCCAAGCGCTGGGGCGAGCGCAAGAGCAAGCCCAACATGAACTATGACAAGCTGAGCCGTGCTCTGCGCTACTACTACGATAAGAACATCATGACTAAGGTGCACGGCAAGCGCTATGCCTACAAATTTGACTTCCAAGGCATCTCGCAGGCACACCAGAATCACTCAGCAGAAGGGGGGATTGTTAAGTACCAGACTGAGATGTCTTACGTCCAGCCCTACCACAGCCACCAGCCCAAAATGAACTTCATGAGCGGCCATCCTGCACCTATGCCCGTCTCCCCTGGTAACTTTTTTGGCCCTCCGTCAACATACTGGAACTCACCCAACAGTCCCATCTATCCTGGCTCAGCCATGACCAGACATCCCACCTCTCACTCCCACCTGAGCTCGTATTACTGA
- the fli1rs gene encoding fli-1 proto-oncogene, ETS transcription factor-related sequence isoform X1 yields the protein MDCTIKEALSVVSEDQPIFEPPYTGAPAMHMKTEMTSPGGFSQASKQSPEPTEPEWVGSAAQNPGKRGEHVNGTSRESPVDCSVTKRSRHMSNDGAPMSYQASYPEPRVSPQTATPPSSATEEKRVIVPADPEVWTQDHVRQWLDWAIKEYVLEEVDVMLFQSLDGKALCKMTKDDMMRLTSAYNADILLSHLSYLRQSSPTFSYSTTPTNNTPPPQQPRLQVKAESSFDEISRRNSWPANTMTAAPKGPTMEHQHSTRVTEPAPRIVQDPYQTLGPISSRLANPEGQVLSSSKNRTGKQSPYKLPDPSAHRPVGSGQIQLWQFLLELLSDSNNAGIITWEGTNGEFKMTDPDEVAKRWGERKSKPNMNYDKLSRALRYYYDKNIMTKVHGKRYAYKFDFQGISQAHQNHSAEGGIVKYQTEMSYVQPYHSHQPKMNFMSGHPAPMPVSPGNFFGPPSTYWNSPNSPIYPGSAMTRHPTSHSHLSSYY from the exons GAAGCGCTGTCCGTAGTGAGTGAGGATCAGCCCATATTCGAGCCGCCCTACACCGGAGCCCCGGCCATGCACATGAAGACCGAGATGACGTCGCCCGGCGGGTTCAGCCAGGCCTCCAAGCAGAGTCCCGAGCCGACCGAGCCGGAGTGGGTGGGGTCAGCTGCGCAAAACCCTGGGAAAAGAGGTGAACACGTCAATGGAACCAG CCGTGAGTCCCCTGTGGACTGCAGTGTCACCAAGCGCTCCAGACACATGAGCAACGACGGCGCCCCGATGTCGTACCAGGCCTCGTACCCGGAGCCCCGCGTCAGCCCACAGACGGCCACCCCACCCAGCAGTgccacagaggagaagagggtcATCGTGCCGGCAG ATCCCGAGGTTTGGACACAGGACCACGTGCGGCAGTGGCTGGACTGGGCCATCAAGGAGTACGTCCTGGAGGAGGTGGACGTCATGCTCTTCCAATCGCTGGACGGCAAGGCCCTGTGCAAGATGACCAAGGACGACATGATGCGTCTCACGTCGGCCTACAACGCAGACATCCTGCTCTCCCACCTCAGTTACCTCCGGCAGA gTAGCCCGACATTCTCCTACTCCACAACTCCCACCAAcaacacaccaccaccacaacaacccaGACTACAGGTGAAAGCAG agagcagTTTTGATGAGATCAGCCGCAGGAACAGCTGGCCGGCAAACACCATGACTGCAGCGCCAAAAG GTCCCACCATGGAGCACCAGCACAGTACAAGAGTTACCGAGCCTGCTCCAAGAATTGTGCAAG ACCCGTATCAGACATTAGGGCCCATTAGCAGTCGACTAGCCAATCCAG AAGGCCAAGTCCTCAGCTCATCCAAGAACCGAACAGGCAAACAAAGTCCATACAAGCTCCCTGACCCCAGCGCTCACAGGCCTGTGG GTTCGGGACAGATCCAGCTGTGGCAGttcctgctggagctgctgtccGACAGCAACAACGCCGGCATCATCACCTGGGAGGGCACCAACGGCGAGTTCAAGATGACCGACCCTGACGAGGTGGCCAAGCGCTGGGGCGAGCGCAAGAGCAAGCCCAACATGAACTATGACAAGCTGAGCCGTGCTCTGCGCTACTACTACGATAAGAACATCATGACTAAGGTGCACGGCAAGCGCTATGCCTACAAATTTGACTTCCAAGGCATCTCGCAGGCACACCAGAATCACTCAGCAGAAGGGGGGATTGTTAAGTACCAGACTGAGATGTCTTACGTCCAGCCCTACCACAGCCACCAGCCCAAAATGAACTTCATGAGCGGCCATCCTGCACCTATGCCCGTCTCCCCTGGTAACTTTTTTGGCCCTCCGTCAACATACTGGAACTCACCCAACAGTCCCATCTATCCTGGCTCAGCCATGACCAGACATCCCACCTCTCACTCCCACCTGAGCTCGTATTACTGA